The following coding sequences lie in one Candidatus Binataceae bacterium genomic window:
- the raiA gene encoding ribosome-associated translation inhibitor RaiA produces MATKEPARKRNGRAEHKQRRREKLKARPVAEVAVTFRHVEPTEPIRLYAERKLGHVAQALKRPCTVHLILSVDKYRQCGEVTVKSGRLAVVAAQEETKDLYSVIDLLADKVQRQLKKHLEKIEARKWRSPSAGEVLSAVEEVESDSRS; encoded by the coding sequence ATGGCGACGAAAGAGCCGGCGCGAAAGCGCAACGGGAGAGCCGAACATAAACAGCGCCGCCGCGAGAAGCTCAAGGCCAGGCCCGTAGCCGAGGTCGCCGTGACCTTTCGCCACGTCGAGCCGACCGAACCGATTCGCCTCTACGCGGAGCGCAAGCTCGGGCACGTGGCCCAGGCGCTCAAGCGTCCCTGCACGGTGCATTTGATCCTCTCGGTCGATAAATACCGCCAGTGCGGCGAGGTAACGGTAAAATCGGGCCGTTTGGCGGTGGTCGCCGCACAGGAAGAGACCAAAGATCTCTACTCGGTCATCGACCTGCTCGCCGACAAGGTCCAGCGTCAACTCAAAAAACATCTGGAGAAAATCGAGGCCAGGAAATGGCGTTCCCCGTCGGCGGGCGAGGTCTTGAGCGCGGTCGAGGAGGTGGAGAGCGATTCGCGTTCGTAG
- a CDS encoding PTS sugar transporter subunit IIA — protein MKITDILSPEMVLPELKGTTKPDVLHELSDYLASKHREIEPAALSAVLAERERLGSTAIGDGIAIPHGKLAGVNSIIGVFGRHQRGVDFDSLDGGSTHLFFLLVAPEDSASLHLKALARVSRLMKDPGFRERLTAAPDAAEIFRLIKEEDARH, from the coding sequence ATGAAAATTACCGATATTCTGAGCCCTGAGATGGTGTTGCCTGAGCTCAAGGGCACCACCAAACCCGATGTCCTGCACGAGCTGTCGGACTACCTTGCGAGCAAGCATCGCGAGATCGAACCCGCGGCGCTGTCGGCGGTGCTGGCCGAGCGCGAGCGGCTCGGCTCGACCGCGATCGGCGATGGTATCGCGATCCCCCACGGCAAACTCGCCGGGGTCAACAGCATCATCGGCGTCTTCGGCCGCCATCAGCGCGGCGTGGACTTCGACTCGCTCGACGGCGGCTCCACCCATCTGTTCTTCCTGCTGGTCGCGCCCGAGGATTCGGCGAGTCTCCATCTCAAGGCTCTCGCGCGCGTCTCGCGCCTGATGAAAGACCCGGGCTTTCGCGAACGGTTGACCGCTGCGCCCGACGCGGCCGAAATCTTCCGCCTCATCAAGGAGGAAGACGCCCGGCACTGA
- a CDS encoding TVP38/TMEM64 family protein, which yields MAAISPIQAPDDRPRMLSPLAIFKVALVLLMVGGSAWLLWTHTEWFENPRLIKVEVLSWGIWGPIVYILLYAVGPSFLVPGAIMTIAGGLAFGTLWGAVYSVLGADAGALIAFAAGRFLGRSFVEHLVGARFEKLLAQIGRHGFQIIFYLRLVPLIPYNALNLLAGASPISFSDYFWASMIGMIPGTILFAFLGDALWHPTSPRFFLALASIMVCFAGGELARRRRWLPGS from the coding sequence ATGGCCGCCATCAGTCCCATACAGGCCCCCGACGATCGGCCCCGCATGCTCTCGCCGCTCGCGATCTTCAAGGTCGCGCTCGTGCTCCTGATGGTCGGAGGATCTGCGTGGCTTCTGTGGACACACACCGAATGGTTCGAGAACCCCCGGCTGATAAAGGTCGAGGTCCTGAGTTGGGGCATCTGGGGCCCCATCGTTTATATCCTGCTTTACGCGGTGGGCCCGTCGTTCCTGGTCCCGGGCGCGATCATGACGATCGCGGGCGGGCTTGCGTTCGGAACGTTGTGGGGCGCGGTTTACTCGGTGCTGGGAGCAGACGCGGGAGCGCTTATCGCGTTCGCCGCGGGCCGCTTTCTCGGACGTTCGTTCGTCGAGCACCTGGTGGGGGCGCGCTTCGAAAAGCTGCTCGCGCAGATCGGACGCCACGGCTTTCAGATCATCTTCTACCTGCGGCTGGTGCCGCTCATCCCCTATAACGCGCTGAACCTGCTCGCCGGCGCCTCGCCCATCAGCTTCAGCGACTATTTCTGGGCGAGCATGATCGGGATGATCCCGGGGACGATCCTGTTCGCGTTCCTGGGCGACGCGCTATGGCATCCGACCTCGCCGCGCTTTTTCCTCGCGCTCGCGTCGATCATGGTGTGCTTCGCCGGCGGCGAGCTGGCGCGCCGCCGCCGCTGGCTGCCCGGAAGCTGA
- a CDS encoding carboxylesterase family protein, which translates to MAFHTPIPPVGALRWTPPQPFGRWHGVFEATQFSSSCTQPDGLGGTSGSEDCLTLNIYTPRGRKNQNKHHGLPVMVWIHGGALVTGGGGFYDPTRMIEQGGVIVVTINYRLGLLGFFAHPAIDAEGHLNGNYGLMDQQLALRWVQRNIGAFGGDASRVTIFGESAGGQSVYAHLASPTATGLFQRAIAESGSYIQFQDYWTPISIVPLVQAESVGTSLVPSGTALAASVGCSGQTAECLRGVAASTIVLVEPSTIYPFVDGTILTQTPTAAFASGHFNRVPVISGGNHDEWRLFVADQYDATGHPLTDEADYEAAVDALWSGFGPAFGPFIFTVLYPLANYPIVPPIPGDPNPSPGIALGASGTDGIFACPERNGVQLLAASVTTYAYEFNDENAYLVFNEFPAPLFPPIKFPLGTAHFTEVPYLFDVFSTPSNFTPEQQSLSESMISYWTTFAATGDPNSAGQPLWSPYSVATDEFQSLVAPTPTVETTFDDEHFCSAFWNNF; encoded by the coding sequence TTGGCATTCCATACGCCGATACCGCCGGTCGGGGCGCTCCGCTGGACGCCGCCGCAGCCCTTCGGCCGCTGGCATGGCGTCTTCGAGGCGACCCAGTTCAGCAGTTCCTGCACGCAGCCGGACGGCCTTGGAGGAACTTCAGGCAGCGAGGATTGCCTGACGCTTAACATCTACACGCCGCGCGGACGCAAGAATCAGAACAAGCATCATGGCCTGCCGGTGATGGTCTGGATCCACGGCGGCGCCCTGGTGACCGGCGGCGGCGGATTTTACGATCCGACGCGGATGATCGAACAGGGCGGCGTTATCGTCGTGACCATCAACTACCGGCTCGGCCTGCTGGGGTTTTTCGCGCATCCGGCGATCGACGCGGAAGGCCATCTCAACGGCAACTACGGCCTGATGGATCAGCAGCTCGCGCTCAGGTGGGTCCAACGCAACATCGGGGCGTTCGGCGGCGACGCGAGCCGGGTGACGATCTTCGGCGAGTCGGCGGGCGGACAAAGCGTCTATGCGCACCTCGCCTCGCCGACGGCAACCGGGCTTTTCCAGCGCGCGATCGCCGAAAGCGGATCGTACATCCAGTTTCAAGATTACTGGACGCCCATCTCGATCGTCCCGCTGGTCCAGGCTGAAAGCGTCGGCACCTCGCTGGTGCCGTCGGGCACGGCGCTCGCCGCGAGCGTCGGATGCTCCGGCCAGACGGCGGAGTGTCTGCGCGGGGTGGCAGCCTCGACGATAGTCCTCGTCGAGCCATCGACAATTTATCCATTCGTCGACGGGACCATCCTCACGCAAACTCCGACCGCGGCTTTCGCCAGTGGACACTTCAATCGCGTGCCGGTAATTTCGGGCGGCAATCACGACGAATGGCGGCTGTTCGTGGCCGACCAGTATGACGCGACCGGCCATCCGCTGACCGATGAAGCGGACTACGAGGCAGCGGTCGATGCGTTATGGAGCGGATTCGGGCCGGCCTTCGGGCCGTTCATCTTTACCGTGCTGTACCCGCTGGCCAATTATCCGATCGTTCCTCCGATTCCTGGCGATCCGAATCCCAGTCCAGGGATCGCGCTGGGCGCGTCCGGCACCGACGGAATTTTTGCCTGCCCGGAACGCAATGGCGTTCAACTGCTGGCGGCATCCGTGACGACCTATGCCTACGAATTCAATGACGAGAATGCCTATCTCGTGTTCAACGAGTTTCCTGCTCCGCTCTTTCCGCCGATCAAGTTCCCGCTCGGCACCGCGCATTTCACCGAGGTGCCCTATTTATTCGACGTCTTTTCGACGCCGAGCAACTTCACCCCCGAGCAGCAGTCGCTCTCCGAATCGATGATCAGTTACTGGACCACCTTTGCCGCGACCGGCGACCCCAACTCCGCCGGCCAACCGCTCTGGTCTCCGTACAGCGTCGCCACCGATGAGTTTCAGTCCCTGGTGGCGCCAACGCCGACGGTCGAAACGACCTTTGACGACGAGCACTTCTGCTCCGCGTTCTGGAATAATTTCTGA
- the rapZ gene encoding RNase adapter RapZ, whose product MAPRRRARPHKARATAVSGSGAVSRKSRKPRNSARSPASEKASRTPRLIIVTGVSGSGRATAMRVLEDLGFYCVDNMPVALAESAMRLATRRDPELLGVALGIDSRERLFFPQWPRFFSDLERAGFRPEVIFLDAADEVLVRRYSETRRPHPMAESGASVAEGIRSERLALAEMRERADRVIDTTALSVHELREVITGSVLGAASGSAMTIALVSFGYKYGIPVGMDLVLDVRFLPNPFFVPGLRPLDGTDGRVRAYVMKHPEARRFIEETARLLGFLVPLYRREGKSYLTIGLGCTGGRHRSPTLALELARRLGKKSVTVQVRHHDIAR is encoded by the coding sequence ATGGCCCCACGACGGCGGGCGCGCCCGCACAAGGCGCGCGCGACGGCCGTATCGGGCTCCGGAGCCGTATCTCGAAAATCCCGCAAGCCGCGAAACTCCGCCAGGTCTCCCGCCTCGGAGAAGGCTAGCCGCACCCCGCGCCTCATCATCGTCACCGGCGTTTCGGGATCGGGGCGAGCGACCGCGATGCGGGTGCTCGAGGATCTGGGTTTCTACTGCGTCGACAACATGCCCGTCGCGCTGGCCGAGTCGGCGATGCGCCTTGCGACCCGGCGCGACCCGGAGCTTTTGGGCGTGGCGCTCGGGATCGATTCACGCGAGCGGCTCTTCTTTCCGCAGTGGCCGCGCTTTTTCAGCGATCTCGAGCGCGCCGGCTTCCGTCCCGAAGTGATCTTCCTCGACGCCGCCGACGAGGTCCTGGTGCGGCGCTACTCGGAAACCCGCCGGCCGCATCCGATGGCTGAAAGCGGCGCCTCGGTCGCCGAAGGTATCCGCAGCGAGCGGCTGGCCCTGGCCGAGATGCGCGAGCGGGCCGACCGCGTGATCGACACCACCGCGCTCAGCGTGCATGAGCTGCGCGAGGTCATCACCGGTTCGGTGCTGGGCGCGGCGAGCGGCTCGGCGATGACGATCGCGCTGGTCTCGTTCGGCTACAAGTACGGGATTCCTGTCGGGATGGATCTCGTGCTCGACGTGCGCTTCCTGCCGAATCCGTTTTTCGTGCCTGGCCTCAGGCCGCTTGACGGGACGGACGGGCGGGTACGGGCCTACGTGATGAAGCATCCGGAGGCGCGGCGCTTCATCGAGGAGACCGCGCGCCTGCTCGGCTTCCTGGTGCCGCTCTACCGGCGCGAGGGCAAGAGCTACCTGACGATCGGCCTGGGATGCACCGGCGGGCGGCACCGCTCGCCCACGCTCGCGCTCGAACTCGCGCGCCGCCTCGGCAAAAAGAGCGTGACCGTCCAGGTGCGCCACCACGACATCGCGCGCTGA